The following proteins are co-located in the Xiphophorus maculatus strain JP 163 A chromosome 8, X_maculatus-5.0-male, whole genome shotgun sequence genome:
- the LOC111609528 gene encoding uncharacterized protein LOC111609528 isoform X3 translates to MVYRYQDWEDGVHNFNDHLLLSIHLCLVLRNALQTHTAVSRIIEMIEYTEGENFPNKDRILQAYLSFEGLSDHDYQYSCISCGYHPAVVVMERHKKGVFSMPAGRRNPFVVKATYHNWSPWIGPQTRRSDILMNTESEKVHLPDSNSDVDQFLTEERLADEVLNLKLPEIRRLCSQCGIDSTGSKMDLVLRLRDRMASRATHNEVFDKVCGASGGWAVITCPCGVIYSVKFNLRAESPRDFADLLLSWKFFPNITVYDNPRGLVSHLKKRCPEDTPFTIHEGRLVEPTPENIRQATKKNLAVNLPWLKHRKEPGDKGGHPVTGSLEHYCLSDVSRRGNSKDDEDVLRRIEMVPELAGRLNSQCAKQLFAGMRKNNYFLNTLTPSTHVFLQRNILHHFNVRKNTEAKQGILKVAGPHATLVLNQNGCISNGL, encoded by the exons ATGGTTTACCGATATCAAGACTGGGAAGATGGTGTCCACAACTTCAACGATCACTTGCTGCTGTCCATACATCTGTGTCTGGTACTGAGGAATGCATTGCAG ACTCACACCGCTGTAAGTCGCATAATCGAAATGATCGAATACACAGAAGGAGAGAACTTTCCTAACAAGGATCGGATCCTGCAGGCATATCTGTCGTTTGAAGGTCTAAGTGACCATGACTACCAATACTCATGCATTTCATGTGGGTATCATCCTGCAGTTGTTGTCATGGAACGCCATAAGAAAGGTGTTTTCAGCATGCCAG CTGGCCGCAGGAATCCTTTTGTTGTAAAAGCTACTTATCACAACTGGTCCCCCTGGATTGGACCACAGACGAGACGATCTGACATTTTGATGAACACAGAGAGTGAAAAAGTCCACTTGCCTGATTCCAACAGTGATGTAGACCAGTTTCTCACAGAAGAGCGGCTTGCAGATGAGGTTCTCAATCTCAAG cTACCTGAGATCAGGAGACTCTGCAGTCAATGTGGAATTGACAGCACAGGTTCTAAGATGGATCTTGTGCTCCGTCTGCGGGACAGAATGGCTTCTAGAGCCACACATAACGAGGTTTTTGATAAAGTGTGCGGTGCCTCTG gTGGGTGGGCTGTAATCACTTGTCCCTGTGGAGTTATTTATTCTGTAAAGTTTAACCTGAGAGCGGAGAGCCCTAGAGACTTTGCAGACCTTCTTTTGTCCTGGaagttttttccaaatattacGGTGTACGACAACCCCAGGGGATTAGTAAGTCATCTAAAGAAGAGGTGCCCTGAGGATACACCATTTACCATCCACGAAGGTAGATTGGTTGAACCCACACCTGAAAACATAAGACAAGCTACTAAGAAAAACCTCGCTGTGAACCTGCCCTGGTTGAAGCACCGGAAAGAACCTGGAGACAAGGGAGGACATCCTGTTACTGGCTCATTAGAGCATTATTGTCTCAGTGATGTTTCCCGCCGAGGCAATAGCAAGGACGACGAGGACGTCTTGCGGCGGATTGAGATGGTTCCGGAACTTGCAGGAAGATTAAACAGTCAGTGTGCAAAGCAACTATTTGCAGGCATGAGGAAGAACAACTACTTCCTCAACACGCTCACCCCATCCACGCACGTctttctgcaaagaaacatCCTCCACCATTTCAATGTTCGGAAGAACACAGAAGCCAAACAAGGAATTCTAAAAGTTGCTGGGCCACACGCAACATTGGTCCTAAACCAAAATGGATGCATTTCTAACGG GCTGTGA
- the LOC111609528 gene encoding uncharacterized protein LOC111609528 isoform X2, with product MVSSCASAQTLVQPAATNIQATQTLVHPTATNLQAAQTLVHPTTTNIQAAQTLVHPTANNLQAAQTLVHPTTTNLQATQEPVRSEDMITCEMCNLRLRKKNLRIHLKRKHQENVELISQDHHLRSQCVDAEKGVFAVEKSFYGPSKPLHVIKNTWSQFHRSECELDRCNANAQFAKRSGILPFECEHIQSLRFCSLATDSEGPLSETTLNILVDNLWFSLQRKEELLNNQQEALSNNTPFSVLLFGSGTDTTFHVSVFEPKVVFFSRLGRVIVTYDKGKNTWHCACTEGKRSCTHKATAMWHLFEKMPDMFREAVNSEEDVMCGTTVSECQEESRSITDEAAERIIKYLIYQKKIPADLPDSLITSSRDAKALSGFPKHLIPSETECTECGQHASLGDPQLVSSTAKILTMTGVVKGISTYRKTCPTCSMVYRYQDWEDGVHNFNDHLLLSIHLCLVLRNALQTHTAVSRIIEMIEYTEGENFPNKDRILQAYLSFEGLSDHDYQYSCISCGYHPAVVVMERHKKGVFSMPAGRRNPFVVKATYHNWSPWIGPQTRRSDILMNTESEKVHLPDSNSDVDQFLTEERLADEVLNLKLPEIRRLCSQCGIDSTGSKMDLVLRLRDRMASRATHNEVFDKVCGASGGWAVITCPCGVIYSVKFNLRAESPRDFADLLLSWKFFPNITVYDNPRGLVSHLKKRCPEDTPFTIHEGRLVEPTPENIRQATKKNLAVNLPWLKHRKEPGDKGGHPVTGSLEHYCLSDVSRRGNSKDDEDVLRRIEMVPELAGRLNSQCAKQLFAGMRKNNYFLNTLTPSTHVFLQRNILHHFNVRKNTEAKQGILKVAGPHATLVLNQNGCISNGL from the exons ATGGTGTCCAGCTGTGCATCAGCCCAGACACTTGTCCAGCCAGCAGCTACCAACATCCAGGCAACACAGACACTTGTCCATCCAACAGCTACCAACCTGCAGGCAGCACAGACACTTGTCCATCCAACAACTACCAacatccaggcagcacagacaCTTGTCCATCCAACAGCTAACAACCTGCAGGCAGCACAGACACTTGTCCATCCAACAACTACCAACCTGCAGGCAACACAGGAACCTGTCCGCTCAGAAGATATGATTACATGTGAAATGTGCAATCTGCGCCTGAGAAAAAAGAATCTTCGtattcatttgaaaagaaaacaccagGAAAATGTGGAGCTGATTTCACAAGATCATCATTTAAGGAGTCAGTGTGTGGATGCCGAAAAAGGTGTTTTTGCTGTTGAGAAATCCTTTTATGGTCCATCAAAACCTTTACATGTAATAAAAAACACCTGGTCACAGTTTCACAGATCAGAATGTGAGCTCGACAGGTGTAATGCGAATGCACAGTTTGCCAAGCGAAGTGGGATTTTGCCTTTTGAATGTGAACACATTCAGTCATTACGCTTTTGTTCACTCGCCACAGACTCAGAAGGACCTCTGTCTGAAACTACCCTCAACATCCTGGTTGACAACTTATGGTTCAGTcttcaaagaaaagaagaactTTTAAACAATCAGCAGGAGGCGCTATCAAATAATACGCCGTTTTCAGTTCTTCTTTTTGGCAGTGGGACAGACACAACATTTCACGTGTCTGTCTTTGAACCTAAAGTGGTGTTTTTCAGCAGACTTGGACGGGTCATTGTCACTTAtgacaaaggaaaaaacacCTGGCATTGTGCATGTACAGAGGGCAAAAGGTCCTGTACGCACAAGGCTACAGCAATGTGGCATCTCTTTGAAAAAATGCCAGACATGTTCAGAGAGGCAGTGAATTCAGAGGAGGATGTTATGTGTGGGACAACAGTATCAGAATGTCAGGAGGAAAGTCGTTCCATCACTGATGAAGCAGCAGAGAGGATAATCAAGTACTTGATTTACCAGAAGAAAATACCTGCCGATCTTCCCGACAGCCTTATCACCAGCAGTAGAGACGCCAAGGCTCTCAGTGGGTTCCCCAAACATCTGATCCCATCAGAGACCGAATGCACAGAATGTGGACAACACGCCAGTCTTGGTGACCCTCAGTTGGTATCTTCCACTGCTAAAATATTGACTATGACAGGAGTAGTTAAAG GCATATCAACATACAGGAAGACTTGCCCCACCTGTTCCATGGTTTACCGATATCAAGACTGGGAAGATGGTGTCCACAACTTCAACGATCACTTGCTGCTGTCCATACATCTGTGTCTGGTACTGAGGAATGCATTGCAG ACTCACACCGCTGTAAGTCGCATAATCGAAATGATCGAATACACAGAAGGAGAGAACTTTCCTAACAAGGATCGGATCCTGCAGGCATATCTGTCGTTTGAAGGTCTAAGTGACCATGACTACCAATACTCATGCATTTCATGTGGGTATCATCCTGCAGTTGTTGTCATGGAACGCCATAAGAAAGGTGTTTTCAGCATGCCAG CTGGCCGCAGGAATCCTTTTGTTGTAAAAGCTACTTATCACAACTGGTCCCCCTGGATTGGACCACAGACGAGACGATCTGACATTTTGATGAACACAGAGAGTGAAAAAGTCCACTTGCCTGATTCCAACAGTGATGTAGACCAGTTTCTCACAGAAGAGCGGCTTGCAGATGAGGTTCTCAATCTCAAG cTACCTGAGATCAGGAGACTCTGCAGTCAATGTGGAATTGACAGCACAGGTTCTAAGATGGATCTTGTGCTCCGTCTGCGGGACAGAATGGCTTCTAGAGCCACACATAACGAGGTTTTTGATAAAGTGTGCGGTGCCTCTG gTGGGTGGGCTGTAATCACTTGTCCCTGTGGAGTTATTTATTCTGTAAAGTTTAACCTGAGAGCGGAGAGCCCTAGAGACTTTGCAGACCTTCTTTTGTCCTGGaagttttttccaaatattacGGTGTACGACAACCCCAGGGGATTAGTAAGTCATCTAAAGAAGAGGTGCCCTGAGGATACACCATTTACCATCCACGAAGGTAGATTGGTTGAACCCACACCTGAAAACATAAGACAAGCTACTAAGAAAAACCTCGCTGTGAACCTGCCCTGGTTGAAGCACCGGAAAGAACCTGGAGACAAGGGAGGACATCCTGTTACTGGCTCATTAGAGCATTATTGTCTCAGTGATGTTTCCCGCCGAGGCAATAGCAAGGACGACGAGGACGTCTTGCGGCGGATTGAGATGGTTCCGGAACTTGCAGGAAGATTAAACAGTCAGTGTGCAAAGCAACTATTTGCAGGCATGAGGAAGAACAACTACTTCCTCAACACGCTCACCCCATCCACGCACGTctttctgcaaagaaacatCCTCCACCATTTCAATGTTCGGAAGAACACAGAAGCCAAACAAGGAATTCTAAAAGTTGCTGGGCCACACGCAACATTGGTCCTAAACCAAAATGGATGCATTTCTAACGG GCTGTGA
- the LOC111609528 gene encoding uncharacterized protein LOC111609528 isoform X1: MFGTRSTMQNPQRQQKIHVSVCNIRNGEEILPYCVNDKYCCPLCSYSADASYKVQNHIATTAMVQHNEFHIFRCGLPCRDTSHFHCPYCFSTIDRRDRFVNHLVKHTATFNMVSSCASAQTLVQPAATNIQATQTLVHPTATNLQAAQTLVHPTTTNIQAAQTLVHPTANNLQAAQTLVHPTTTNLQATQEPVRSEDMITCEMCNLRLRKKNLRIHLKRKHQENVELISQDHHLRSQCVDAEKGVFAVEKSFYGPSKPLHVIKNTWSQFHRSECELDRCNANAQFAKRSGILPFECEHIQSLRFCSLATDSEGPLSETTLNILVDNLWFSLQRKEELLNNQQEALSNNTPFSVLLFGSGTDTTFHVSVFEPKVVFFSRLGRVIVTYDKGKNTWHCACTEGKRSCTHKATAMWHLFEKMPDMFREAVNSEEDVMCGTTVSECQEESRSITDEAAERIIKYLIYQKKIPADLPDSLITSSRDAKALSGFPKHLIPSETECTECGQHASLGDPQLVSSTAKILTMTGVVKGISTYRKTCPTCSMVYRYQDWEDGVHNFNDHLLLSIHLCLVLRNALQTHTAVSRIIEMIEYTEGENFPNKDRILQAYLSFEGLSDHDYQYSCISCGYHPAVVVMERHKKGVFSMPAGRRNPFVVKATYHNWSPWIGPQTRRSDILMNTESEKVHLPDSNSDVDQFLTEERLADEVLNLKLPEIRRLCSQCGIDSTGSKMDLVLRLRDRMASRATHNEVFDKVCGASGGWAVITCPCGVIYSVKFNLRAESPRDFADLLLSWKFFPNITVYDNPRGLVSHLKKRCPEDTPFTIHEGRLVEPTPENIRQATKKNLAVNLPWLKHRKEPGDKGGHPVTGSLEHYCLSDVSRRGNSKDDEDVLRRIEMVPELAGRLNSQCAKQLFAGMRKNNYFLNTLTPSTHVFLQRNILHHFNVRKNTEAKQGILKVAGPHATLVLNQNGCISNGL, encoded by the exons ATGTTCGGCACACGATCCACAATGCAAAACCCACAAAGGCAACAAAAG ATCCACGTATCCGTTTGCAACATTCGGAACGGAGAGGAGATTCTTCCGTATTGCGTGAACGATAAATATTGCTGTCCCCTTTGCTCGTACAGTGCCGATGCATCGTACAAGGTACAGAACCATATAGCAACAACTGCTATGGTTCAACATAACG AATTCCATATATTCAGATGTGGCCTACCCTGTAGAGACACATCTCACTTTCATTGCCCGTACTGTTTTTCGACCATTGACAGAAGGGACAGGTTTGTTAATCACTTGGTTAAGCACACAGCGACTTTCAATATGGTGTCCAGCTGTGCATCAGCCCAGACACTTGTCCAGCCAGCAGCTACCAACATCCAGGCAACACAGACACTTGTCCATCCAACAGCTACCAACCTGCAGGCAGCACAGACACTTGTCCATCCAACAACTACCAacatccaggcagcacagacaCTTGTCCATCCAACAGCTAACAACCTGCAGGCAGCACAGACACTTGTCCATCCAACAACTACCAACCTGCAGGCAACACAGGAACCTGTCCGCTCAGAAGATATGATTACATGTGAAATGTGCAATCTGCGCCTGAGAAAAAAGAATCTTCGtattcatttgaaaagaaaacaccagGAAAATGTGGAGCTGATTTCACAAGATCATCATTTAAGGAGTCAGTGTGTGGATGCCGAAAAAGGTGTTTTTGCTGTTGAGAAATCCTTTTATGGTCCATCAAAACCTTTACATGTAATAAAAAACACCTGGTCACAGTTTCACAGATCAGAATGTGAGCTCGACAGGTGTAATGCGAATGCACAGTTTGCCAAGCGAAGTGGGATTTTGCCTTTTGAATGTGAACACATTCAGTCATTACGCTTTTGTTCACTCGCCACAGACTCAGAAGGACCTCTGTCTGAAACTACCCTCAACATCCTGGTTGACAACTTATGGTTCAGTcttcaaagaaaagaagaactTTTAAACAATCAGCAGGAGGCGCTATCAAATAATACGCCGTTTTCAGTTCTTCTTTTTGGCAGTGGGACAGACACAACATTTCACGTGTCTGTCTTTGAACCTAAAGTGGTGTTTTTCAGCAGACTTGGACGGGTCATTGTCACTTAtgacaaaggaaaaaacacCTGGCATTGTGCATGTACAGAGGGCAAAAGGTCCTGTACGCACAAGGCTACAGCAATGTGGCATCTCTTTGAAAAAATGCCAGACATGTTCAGAGAGGCAGTGAATTCAGAGGAGGATGTTATGTGTGGGACAACAGTATCAGAATGTCAGGAGGAAAGTCGTTCCATCACTGATGAAGCAGCAGAGAGGATAATCAAGTACTTGATTTACCAGAAGAAAATACCTGCCGATCTTCCCGACAGCCTTATCACCAGCAGTAGAGACGCCAAGGCTCTCAGTGGGTTCCCCAAACATCTGATCCCATCAGAGACCGAATGCACAGAATGTGGACAACACGCCAGTCTTGGTGACCCTCAGTTGGTATCTTCCACTGCTAAAATATTGACTATGACAGGAGTAGTTAAAG GCATATCAACATACAGGAAGACTTGCCCCACCTGTTCCATGGTTTACCGATATCAAGACTGGGAAGATGGTGTCCACAACTTCAACGATCACTTGCTGCTGTCCATACATCTGTGTCTGGTACTGAGGAATGCATTGCAG ACTCACACCGCTGTAAGTCGCATAATCGAAATGATCGAATACACAGAAGGAGAGAACTTTCCTAACAAGGATCGGATCCTGCAGGCATATCTGTCGTTTGAAGGTCTAAGTGACCATGACTACCAATACTCATGCATTTCATGTGGGTATCATCCTGCAGTTGTTGTCATGGAACGCCATAAGAAAGGTGTTTTCAGCATGCCAG CTGGCCGCAGGAATCCTTTTGTTGTAAAAGCTACTTATCACAACTGGTCCCCCTGGATTGGACCACAGACGAGACGATCTGACATTTTGATGAACACAGAGAGTGAAAAAGTCCACTTGCCTGATTCCAACAGTGATGTAGACCAGTTTCTCACAGAAGAGCGGCTTGCAGATGAGGTTCTCAATCTCAAG cTACCTGAGATCAGGAGACTCTGCAGTCAATGTGGAATTGACAGCACAGGTTCTAAGATGGATCTTGTGCTCCGTCTGCGGGACAGAATGGCTTCTAGAGCCACACATAACGAGGTTTTTGATAAAGTGTGCGGTGCCTCTG gTGGGTGGGCTGTAATCACTTGTCCCTGTGGAGTTATTTATTCTGTAAAGTTTAACCTGAGAGCGGAGAGCCCTAGAGACTTTGCAGACCTTCTTTTGTCCTGGaagttttttccaaatattacGGTGTACGACAACCCCAGGGGATTAGTAAGTCATCTAAAGAAGAGGTGCCCTGAGGATACACCATTTACCATCCACGAAGGTAGATTGGTTGAACCCACACCTGAAAACATAAGACAAGCTACTAAGAAAAACCTCGCTGTGAACCTGCCCTGGTTGAAGCACCGGAAAGAACCTGGAGACAAGGGAGGACATCCTGTTACTGGCTCATTAGAGCATTATTGTCTCAGTGATGTTTCCCGCCGAGGCAATAGCAAGGACGACGAGGACGTCTTGCGGCGGATTGAGATGGTTCCGGAACTTGCAGGAAGATTAAACAGTCAGTGTGCAAAGCAACTATTTGCAGGCATGAGGAAGAACAACTACTTCCTCAACACGCTCACCCCATCCACGCACGTctttctgcaaagaaacatCCTCCACCATTTCAATGTTCGGAAGAACACAGAAGCCAAACAAGGAATTCTAAAAGTTGCTGGGCCACACGCAACATTGGTCCTAAACCAAAATGGATGCATTTCTAACGG GCTGTGA